Proteins co-encoded in one Chitinophagales bacterium genomic window:
- a CDS encoding OmpA family protein encodes MNKNVLLLVLVFVGFSLSAQEKKTETTAPVEAAPAPAPKKKISSNNSNANPWEIGISGGLNYVWGDVSSRVKLDFNNSTFGIHARKALSNSFSWRWQYNYGTATMADFRPHYTAVANGWTNNPNDNMWFVSSRMYSHSLSWDQVLTVGNGGMKKMNPKWTVDLFAGPAIFLYRTRIDFNRNASNALLNIYNSNLPTFDPNNPNANANNSDQRAKNRVGEQYDNLFDGVYESSAANNGGKATIGGYVIVPAAAFGGSINRKITNRFSASLEHRVFYVFDDYLDGERFANFNNTQSFSQPSYSQMNDMVHQTTLKVNYNLGKGTQAPLYWRNPNEELQKKLAEMNPRKEINAAFADDDGDGVPNILDQEPASREGCPVDTKGVMLDSDKDGLVDCDDKEPFSPAGYPVDNQGVAKVPPPACCAELEKKAVQPVKPAVKPAGDCAEVTLPSITFEKDRYGLNSNSAVALQSIGERMQKCPDMKLVVNGINDRNNKNGKYNEQLSYNRAMEVAGYLEERFGVSRDRFIVRYNLEGTGDQDADRAVMFRNAQEGETGASNPPSPHPGLKAGKK; translated from the coding sequence ATAGGAATTTCTGGTGGTTTGAATTACGTTTGGGGTGATGTAAGCTCAAGAGTTAAGTTAGATTTCAACAATTCTACCTTTGGTATCCATGCAAGAAAGGCGTTATCAAACAGTTTTTCTTGGAGATGGCAGTATAATTATGGTACAGCTACTATGGCTGATTTTAGACCACATTACACAGCTGTGGCTAACGGGTGGACTAACAATCCAAATGATAATATGTGGTTTGTTTCCTCTAGGATGTATTCTCATTCCTTATCTTGGGATCAGGTTCTCACTGTAGGAAATGGAGGAATGAAAAAAATGAATCCAAAATGGACAGTTGATCTTTTTGCAGGACCTGCTATATTTTTATATAGAACGAGAATAGATTTTAATCGAAATGCTAGCAATGCATTGTTGAATATTTACAATTCCAATTTGCCAACATTTGATCCTAATAATCCAAACGCTAACGCAAATAACAGCGATCAAAGAGCTAAAAATAGAGTAGGAGAGCAATACGATAACCTGTTCGATGGTGTATATGAGTCTTCAGCCGCCAATAATGGTGGAAAAGCTACCATAGGGGGTTATGTAATTGTTCCAGCAGCAGCATTTGGAGGCAGTATTAATAGAAAAATTACTAATAGATTTAGTGCTTCTTTGGAGCATAGAGTATTCTACGTATTTGATGACTATTTAGATGGAGAGCGTTTTGCTAATTTTAATAATACACAGAGTTTTAGTCAACCATCTTACAGTCAAATGAACGATATGGTTCATCAGACAACCTTAAAGGTAAACTATAACTTAGGAAAAGGAACTCAGGCTCCATTGTATTGGAGAAATCCAAACGAAGAACTTCAGAAAAAGTTAGCAGAGATGAATCCTAGAAAAGAAATCAATGCTGCATTTGCTGATGATGATGGTGATGGAGTTCCTAACATTTTAGATCAAGAGCCGGCTTCTAGAGAAGGTTGTCCTGTAGATACCAAAGGAGTCATGCTAGATAGTGATAAAGATGGTTTAGTAGATTGTGATGATAAAGAGCCATTCTCACCAGCTGGTTATCCAGTAGATAATCAAGGTGTAGCTAAGGTGCCACCTCCGGCTTGTTGTGCAGAACTAGAGAAAAAAGCTGTTCAGCCAGTAAAGCCAGCGGTTAAGCCTGCAGGTGATTGTGCTGAGGTTACATTACCTTCTATTACATTTGAAAAAGATAGATACGGTCTAAATTCGAATAGTGCAGTAGCGCTTCAATCAATTGGAGAAAGAATGCAGAAATGCCCAGATATGAAATTAGTCGTCAATGGTATCAATGACAGAAATAATAAGAATGGTAAGTATAACGAGCAGTTATCTTATAATAGAGCTATGGAAGTAGCTGGTTATCTAGAGGAGCGATTCGGTGTATCAAGAGATAGATTTATTGTGAGATATAATCTAGAAGGTACAGGTGATCAAGATGCTGACAGAGCTGTTATGTTTAGAAACGCTCAAGAAGGTGAAACAGGTGCTAGTAACCCTCCTTCTCCACACCCTGGTTTGAAAGCTGGTAAGAAGTAA